CTTGTTATCGGTCTTCAGTTTCCAGAGCAGTTGAATCTTACCTGCATTCTGGGCCGTAATCTTCGTCTCATGCCGCTGCCACGCATCGCGTTGCGGGTTGTAGCTGCTCGTCGTCCACTCCGGAGAATGGGCTGCGGCTTTCCCCTGGGCAAAACAGGTGCCAGAGGCCCCGACCCCCAAAGCGCCTGCAAGCGACAAAGCAACGGTACGCGTCAGCATTGACGCTCCAGATAGGCTGCGTACTTTCATGAATGCCATCCTCGTGGAATCGATCACCATCATCTTGCGTGAGCCATTGCGACAAGACCCGGAAAGCTCCCCGGGGTCATCCCGCTCGAAAATATGAGACGTCTCATTTCGAGAGCATCCTACTGACGCGCATTCAGGCCTGTCAACATTAAATCTGACCCCCTGCTTAAACTTTCCCATTGCTCCTGCGTCCTTCAAAAAGAGGAATGAATCGAGCACACCAATCCACCTCTCTCCGGTCCGGCCTGCAAATTCGCTCCATAACCATTAGGCTGGAGAAGGTTATGACCTGCAACGAATCTCATCCATGCTTCCTCCGGTTCGTGCAGAGATACCTCTTTCTCTCTCTTTTTCTCGCCCTTCCCCTGAGTCTCGCGGGATGTAAATCGGCTGTCTCCGCAAAACCCATCGGCACGCCGATTCACATCCAGTCCCCCCTGGGACTCCCACCGGTTCCCATTCCCGCCGATAATCCCCCTACGGCAGAAACCATCGCACTTGGCCGTCGTCTCTTCTACGATCCTCAACTCTCCAAGGACAACACTCTCTCCTGTGCAAGCTGCCATAAACCGCAGTTCTACTTCACTGACGGCCTCCGGGTTTCGAAAGGAGTAGGTGGAGCCACAGGAGTCCGCAATGCCCCCACCCTTCTCAACGTCGCCTATCAACCCTTTCAATTCTGGGACGGGCGCGCCCTGACTCTAGAAACTCAGGCCGCCTCGCCCATGTCCGATCCCGTGGAGATGAATCAGCCTCACAAAATTTCCGTTTCCAAGCTCACTCACGACCCCACCTATCCTCCGCTCTTCCGCGAAGCCTTCGGGACCAGCAACATTACTCTTGAGCGCATCGAAAATGCGCTCGCCAGCTTCGAACGCACTCTTCTCAGCGGGAACTCCGCCTTCGATCATTATCAGTTCGGTGGCGATAGCCACGCCCTCACACCAGAACAGGTGCGCGGCCTGGCCGTCTTCCTCGACCCCAATCGAGGCAACTGCGCTTCCTGCCACACCATCAGTGCTCAATATGCCCTCTTTACCGATGGCAAATTCCACAACACGGGAGAAGGTGTCACCGACGAAGGAACCTTCAAAGACGTCGGCCGCTTTCAGCAGACCCACGTCGAAACCGACCGTGGAGCCTTCAAAACTCCCACGCTTCGCAACGTCGCTAAAACCGCTCCTTATATGCACGATGGAAGCCTTCAGACGCTGCGCCAGGTCGTCGACTTCTACGCAGGAGGAGGAAATTCCAATCCCGATCTCGATAAAGAGATGAAAAGCATTCACCTCTCCGGTCAGGATCGCGCGGATCTCGTTGAGTTTCTACAATCTCTTACAGGCGATCTCCCGCCGAACGTCGGACCTCCAGCAAAGGACAAAGAATAAATATGACCCGCAGCCTTCGCAGACTCATCCCTCTTTGCCTTGTCTCCGCTCTTCTGCCCATCGGATGCTCCCGCAAATCGGAGCAGACTGCGCCCGCCAAAACCGCTCAACCAGCAGTCACCTATTTCCACGTCGATCCTGCCACTGCTGGATCTATCACCGGGACCATTCGCTACACCGGCAAACTACCTCCGCGTAAAGCGATCGACATGAGTGAAGACCCTGCCTGTGTCGCAGCGCATCATGGCAAAACCTATGATGAATCGCTCGCTGTAAGCACCCACCGTTCGCTGGCAAACGTCTTCGTCTACATCAAGAGCGGCCTCGAAGGAAAGAACTTCCCCACGCCCACCGAACCCGTCGTCATCGACCAGAGCGGCTGCTGGTTCCATCCCCATGTCCTCGGAATCCAGGTAAACCAGCCCTTACAGATTGTTAACTCCGACCCGGTGACTCATAACATTCATCCCATGGCCGAAATCAATCGCGAGTGGAACCATAGTCAGGGCCCCGGCGATGCTCCGCTCAATCGCAAGTTCATCAAGCCCGAGATCATGATCCCGGTAAAGTGCAATATCCATAGCTGGATGCACGCCTACATCGGAGTCCTCGATCATCCATACTTCTCCGTCTCGAAAGACGACGGTTCTTTCACCATCAGCAACCTTCCGCCCGGAACCTACACTCTCGCCGTGTGGCAGGAAAAGCTGGGAACGCAGGAGCAGCAGATCACTATCGCTCCTCAGCAACACGCTACTGCCGACTTCACCTACAAAGGAAAATAACGAATGCCTAAGACTTTCAATCGAGCTCTCTTCTTCGCCTGTGCATTCTCTCTGCTGATTGGTTGCAAGTCGCAGAACACTGCCACTACTCCTGCCTCCCCTGCACCTCCCGCAGAATCCGGTGCGCCAAAGATCTACGTCACCAACGAAGTCTCCGGCGATCTCTCCATCATCGACAGCGGAAACTACAATGTTCTGGCCACTGTTCCTCTCGGCAAGCGTCCTCGTGGGATCCACGCCAGCCCCGATCAAAAGACAATCTATGTCGCGCTCAGCGGAACCCCCATCGCCGGCCCCGACGTCGACGAGAGCACGCTTCCCCCTGCCGATAAAAGCGCAGACGGAATCGGCATCTTCGATGTCGTGCAGCGAAAGATCGTCAAAATCATCCCTGGAGGCTCCGATCCTGAAAATTTCGATATCAGCCCCGAC
This portion of the Edaphobacter sp. 4G125 genome encodes:
- a CDS encoding cytochrome-c peroxidase, translated to MTCNESHPCFLRFVQRYLFLSLFLALPLSLAGCKSAVSAKPIGTPIHIQSPLGLPPVPIPADNPPTAETIALGRRLFYDPQLSKDNTLSCASCHKPQFYFTDGLRVSKGVGGATGVRNAPTLLNVAYQPFQFWDGRALTLETQAASPMSDPVEMNQPHKISVSKLTHDPTYPPLFREAFGTSNITLERIENALASFERTLLSGNSAFDHYQFGGDSHALTPEQVRGLAVFLDPNRGNCASCHTISAQYALFTDGKFHNTGEGVTDEGTFKDVGRFQQTHVETDRGAFKTPTLRNVAKTAPYMHDGSLQTLRQVVDFYAGGGNSNPDLDKEMKSIHLSGQDRADLVEFLQSLTGDLPPNVGPPAKDKE
- a CDS encoding carboxypeptidase regulatory-like domain-containing protein, encoding MTRSLRRLIPLCLVSALLPIGCSRKSEQTAPAKTAQPAVTYFHVDPATAGSITGTIRYTGKLPPRKAIDMSEDPACVAAHHGKTYDESLAVSTHRSLANVFVYIKSGLEGKNFPTPTEPVVIDQSGCWFHPHVLGIQVNQPLQIVNSDPVTHNIHPMAEINREWNHSQGPGDAPLNRKFIKPEIMIPVKCNIHSWMHAYIGVLDHPYFSVSKDDGSFTISNLPPGTYTLAVWQEKLGTQEQQITIAPQQHATADFTYKGK